A single region of the Anoplolepis gracilipes chromosome 1, ASM4749672v1, whole genome shotgun sequence genome encodes:
- the LOC140663488 gene encoding uncharacterized protein: MKNVKNKSSSTESNQEKKVERELLKQNAKLKAYVSRLETIIEKSKSIKLQMLKMTLIQDSEITSSYIPDVQMQLCHKFHQFVGSRCREFNQKLRLVFEINSTEQDVKKNDLYAIEILIDKNGRGKLGKWALPTINVQEILSQHPIDDLNNVKHFLNSCKHYIDSYLCRFKQLEELRDCLFGVTSIDISHNPEITEIELHILRMKDRDTDKFYNVVLYLSYESAGVRPYKLISTADISKQLPSLDRKLNKYFGPFLKKKLSLAFLEISKSQTKFMFPKIIVDQDSSEIFDESNEFSEECSRQFFYRCNIKGQKAKMK, translated from the exons AATCTAATCAGGAGAAAAAAGTTGAAAGAGAGCTGTTGAAACAGAACGCTAAGTTGAAAGCGTATGTCTCTCGGCTAGAaactataattgaaaaatccaAATCcattaaattgcaaatgttaaaaatgacATTGATACAAGACAGTGAAATCACAAGCTCTTATATCCCGGATGTGCAAATGCAATTATGCCATAAGTTTCATCAATTCGTGGGATCCCGATGCCGAGAATTCAACCAAAAATTGAGATtagtttttgaaattaatagtaCCGAACAGGATGTCAAAAAGAACGATCTGTACGCAATAGAAATACTGATAGACAAAAACGGTCGTGGAAAATTAGGAAAGTGGGCGTTGCCTACTATCAATGTGCAAGAAATATTATCGCAACATCCTATCgatgatttaaataatgtaaagcattttttaaatagctgTAAGCATTACATTGATAGTTATCTTTGCCGCTTTAAGCAGCTTGAGGAATTGCgg GACTGTCTCTTTGGGGTTACAAGTATTGATATATCTCATAATCCAGAAATTACCGAAATTGAATTACACATATTACGAATGAAAGATAGAGATActgacaaattttataatgttgtaCTATATTTGTCTTATGAGTCTGCCGGTGTAAGGCCTTACAAATTAATCTCGACTGCAGATATAAGCAAACAGCTGCCGAGTCTAGATAGAAAATTGAACAAGTATTTTGGACCTTTCctgaaaaaaaagttgagtTTGGCATTCTTGGAGATCAGCAAATCACAAACTAAATTTATGTTTCCAAAAATTATAGTAGATCAAGATAGCTCAGAAATTTTCGATGAGTCAAACGAATTCAGTGAGGAATGTTCAAGGCAGTTTTTCTATCGATGCAATATAAAGGGTCAGAAAGCGAAAATGAAGTGA